The following proteins are co-located in the Sebaldella sp. S0638 genome:
- the fabV gene encoding enoyl-ACP reductase FabV, which translates to MVIKPRLKGSLALTAHPVGCEEFVKRQIDYVKKSDKYSGPKKVLIIGSSSGYGLASRISLAFGAGADTIGVAFEKGVEGKRVGTAGWWNTVAFTEEARREGLIAKNFMGDAFSDEIKENVIEYIKNEFGGKIDLLIYSLASGVRTDPKTGITYRSALKSTTNEIEGPTINLEKEIIENGKMEVATEDELISTVKVMGGEDWKLWIEALDGAGVLTEGFKTVAYSYLGPKVTYGIYKEGTIGAAKRDIEKTSNELNDYLAEKYHGEAYISLSKALMTRASAVIPVFPLYAALLYKIMKEKGIHEGTIEQKHRLLKDMVYGDHKEIDSDRRLRPDNWEMRPDVQEAVENLWDKVTPENFKELTDYAGAREEFMNLNGFDFDNVNYDEDLDLDELAAKEI; encoded by the coding sequence ATGGTTATCAAGCCAAGATTAAAGGGGAGTCTCGCACTTACTGCCCATCCCGTAGGATGTGAAGAATTCGTTAAAAGACAGATAGACTATGTAAAAAAATCAGATAAATATAGCGGACCTAAGAAGGTTTTAATAATTGGTTCTTCTTCTGGGTATGGTCTGGCAAGCAGAATCTCTTTGGCTTTTGGTGCCGGCGCTGATACTATTGGTGTCGCATTTGAAAAAGGTGTGGAAGGTAAAAGAGTAGGGACTGCCGGTTGGTGGAATACAGTAGCCTTTACAGAAGAAGCCCGTCGTGAAGGATTAATTGCTAAAAATTTTATGGGTGATGCTTTTTCTGATGAAATAAAAGAAAATGTTATTGAATATATAAAAAATGAGTTCGGCGGAAAGATCGACCTGCTTATATACAGTCTTGCAAGTGGTGTAAGAACTGATCCCAAAACAGGAATAACTTACAGATCAGCACTGAAGTCTACTACTAACGAAATTGAAGGTCCTACTATAAATCTGGAAAAAGAAATTATCGAAAACGGAAAAATGGAAGTTGCTACAGAAGATGAGTTAATAAGTACAGTAAAAGTAATGGGCGGGGAAGACTGGAAGCTTTGGATAGAAGCTCTGGACGGTGCCGGTGTCCTTACTGAAGGATTTAAGACTGTTGCATATTCATATCTCGGGCCGAAAGTTACTTACGGTATCTACAAAGAAGGTACTATCGGAGCTGCTAAAAGAGATATTGAAAAGACATCTAACGAGTTAAACGATTATCTTGCCGAGAAATATCACGGAGAAGCTTATATTTCATTAAGTAAAGCTCTTATGACAAGAGCAAGTGCAGTTATACCTGTATTTCCTCTTTATGCAGCTTTGCTTTACAAGATAATGAAAGAAAAAGGAATACATGAAGGAACTATTGAACAGAAACACAGATTACTAAAAGATATGGTTTACGGGGATCATAAAGAAATAGATTCTGATAGAAGACTAAGACCTGATAACTGGGAAATGAGACCGGATGTTCAGGAAGCTGTTGAGAATTTATGGGATAAAGTTACACCTGAGAATTTCAAAGAACTTACTGATTATGCAGGTGCGAGAGAAGAATTTATGAACCTGAACGGTTTTGATTTTGATAATGTTAATTATGATGAAGATTTAGATCTTGATGAATTAGCTGCGAAAGAAATATAA